A single genomic interval of Chryseobacterium paludis harbors:
- a CDS encoding ABC transporter ATP-binding protein has translation MLALKAENISKQYRLGQVGTGTLTHDLNRFWYRVRGKEDPYLKIGDTNDRTTKGDSEYVWSLRDIDFEVEQGDAVGIIGRNGAGKSTLLKLLSKVTKPTTGKIYTQGRIASLLEVGTGFHPEMTGRENVFLNGAILGMTRKEIKRKFDEIVDFSGVERYIDTPVKRYSSGMYVRLAFAVAAHLESEILIVDEVLAVGDADFQKKCLGKMGDVTKGEGRTILFVSHNMTAIKELCKSGLLLNQGHLDYSGNILQTITEYQKNAERQSSYIHEGSLETALGNENIRILEFSTKPIQGPFLDIESGIKIRLRFYNFKENINLDTTFELRTYEEAVVFHTGAFVATNNSSRKKEYIVEFEIPSNLLNAGNYYFKLIFGEDQKIPLYIANEIIGFEVENVKRGTNINSLPGIIRPDFKYDIK, from the coding sequence ATGCTGGCTTTAAAAGCTGAAAATATATCAAAACAGTACCGCTTAGGACAAGTGGGTACAGGAACTCTTACTCATGATCTAAACAGATTCTGGTATAGAGTAAGAGGCAAAGAAGATCCCTATTTAAAAATTGGAGACACCAATGACAGAACGACAAAAGGCGATTCTGAATATGTATGGTCACTTCGTGATATCGACTTTGAAGTAGAACAGGGAGATGCTGTTGGAATCATTGGCAGAAATGGAGCTGGTAAATCTACTTTATTAAAACTTTTAAGTAAAGTAACTAAACCTACCACAGGCAAAATATACACGCAAGGAAGAATTGCATCATTATTGGAAGTAGGAACTGGATTTCATCCTGAAATGACGGGCCGGGAAAATGTTTTCCTAAATGGTGCTATTTTAGGAATGACGCGTAAAGAAATCAAGCGCAAATTTGATGAAATAGTAGATTTTTCTGGTGTTGAAAGATATATCGATACCCCAGTAAAAAGATATTCTTCGGGGATGTATGTGCGATTAGCCTTTGCCGTTGCGGCCCATCTTGAATCAGAAATTCTTATCGTAGATGAAGTTCTAGCTGTTGGAGATGCCGATTTTCAAAAAAAATGCCTTGGAAAGATGGGTGATGTTACGAAAGGAGAAGGAAGAACTATTCTTTTTGTAAGCCATAATATGACCGCTATAAAAGAACTTTGTAAAAGTGGACTTTTATTAAATCAGGGGCATCTGGATTATTCTGGAAATATTCTACAAACTATTACAGAGTATCAAAAAAATGCAGAAAGACAAAGTAGTTATATCCATGAGGGTTCTCTGGAGACAGCTTTAGGAAATGAAAATATCAGGATATTGGAATTCTCTACGAAACCAATACAAGGACCATTTCTAGATATTGAATCTGGGATTAAAATAAGATTGAGATTTTATAATTTCAAAGAGAATATCAATCTGGATACTACATTCGAATTGAGAACCTATGAAGAAGCTGTAGTTTTTCATACGGGAGCCTTCGTAGCAACAAACAACAGTTCCCGAAAAAAAGAATACATAGTAGAATTTGAAATTCCTTCCAATCTTCTTAATGCAGGAAATTATTATTTCAAATTAATTTTCGGGGAAGATCAAAAAATCCCTCTTTATATAGCCAATGAAATTATAGGTTTTGAAGTTGAGAATGTTAAACGTGGTACTAATATAAATTCTCTACCGGGAATTATTAGACCAGATTTTAAATATGATATAAAATAA
- a CDS encoding ABC transporter permease produces the protein MIEPQQKWTETIEANHSLFDLKFKEVWRYKDLIYMFVKRDFVSSFKQTVLGPIWFFINPIFTTITYLIVFGRIAKLPTDGAPPLLFYLAGITLWNYFSTSLTGTSYTFAGNAGIFGKVYFPRLVTPLSIVISNLMRFGVQFILFIMVWGYYFAKGEAHPNIWILATPFLVILMALFALGVGMIFSSLTTKYKDLNMLLGFGVSLYMYATPVIYPTSSLPAGFKSLAYYNPLTGIFECFKYAWLGVGNFSPLMLGISTGIILVLLAIGTVIFNRVEKTFMDTV, from the coding sequence ATGATTGAACCACAACAAAAGTGGACAGAAACAATTGAAGCTAATCATTCTCTCTTTGATTTAAAATTCAAAGAGGTATGGAGATATAAGGATCTTATTTATATGTTTGTAAAGAGAGACTTTGTATCCAGCTTTAAACAAACCGTGCTTGGACCCATATGGTTTTTTATCAATCCTATTTTTACAACAATTACCTATTTAATTGTTTTTGGAAGAATAGCCAAACTACCAACTGACGGAGCTCCACCTCTACTTTTTTATCTGGCTGGAATTACGCTTTGGAACTACTTTTCAACTTCATTAACGGGTACATCCTATACCTTCGCCGGAAATGCTGGCATCTTTGGAAAAGTTTATTTTCCAAGATTGGTAACTCCTTTATCAATTGTAATTTCCAACCTAATGAGGTTTGGTGTACAATTCATACTATTTATAATGGTATGGGGATATTATTTCGCAAAAGGAGAAGCACATCCAAATATCTGGATACTTGCTACCCCCTTCCTGGTTATTCTTATGGCGCTTTTTGCATTAGGTGTGGGAATGATTTTTTCTTCTCTCACAACAAAATATAAGGATTTGAATATGCTTCTTGGATTTGGTGTAAGTTTATATATGTATGCTACCCCAGTTATATATCCGACATCTTCACTTCCTGCAGGTTTCAAAAGCCTGGCTTATTATAATCCTTTGACAGGTATTTTCGAATGCTTTAAATATGCATGGCTGGGTGTTGGAAATTTTTCTCCACTCATGCTAGGAATCAGTACGGGCATAATCCTGGTACTTCTAGCGATAGGAACTGTTATTTTTAACAGGGTTGAAAAAACTTTTATGGATACTGTATAA